The following proteins come from a genomic window of Denitromonas sp.:
- a CDS encoding 5-formyltetrahydrofolate cyclo-ligase, with amino-acid sequence MEIERKRLRDAAIRTREALSATARAPLEAALQGHVTTLLAQLAPATLAFCWPYRGEPDLRPVVQRWLAAGRGHDACLPVVVAPGQPMVFRQWTPASQMVPDRHGIPTPTDGPLLTPELLLIPLNAFDAAGYRLGYGGGYFDRTLAALSPAPRTIGVGFELGRVATTHPQPHDHPMHWLVTEAGIHPVGPRP; translated from the coding sequence ATGGAGATCGAACGCAAACGCCTGCGCGACGCCGCCATCCGCACCCGCGAAGCGCTGAGCGCGACGGCCCGCGCGCCGCTCGAGGCGGCCTTGCAGGGCCATGTGACGACGCTGCTCGCCCAGCTTGCGCCGGCCACACTGGCGTTCTGCTGGCCCTACCGCGGCGAGCCCGACCTGCGCCCCGTGGTGCAGCGCTGGCTGGCCGCCGGGCGCGGACACGACGCCTGCCTGCCCGTGGTCGTCGCGCCCGGCCAGCCCATGGTGTTCCGCCAATGGACACCGGCCAGCCAGATGGTTCCCGATCGCCATGGCATTCCGACGCCCACCGACGGCCCGCTGCTGACCCCCGAGCTGTTGCTGATCCCGCTCAACGCCTTTGATGCCGCCGGCTATCGGCTCGGTTATGGCGGCGGCTATTTTGACCGCACCCTGGCCGCGCTGTCACCGGCGCCGCGCACCATCGGCGTCGGCTTCGAGCTCGGCCGGGTGGCCACGACCCACCCCCAGCCACATGACCACCCGATGCACTGGCTCGTCACCGAGGCCGGCATTCACCCCGTCGGGCCACGTCCATGA
- a CDS encoding class I SAM-dependent rRNA methyltransferase — protein sequence MTSPLSDQLATALSARAPLIECLLAEGTEAYRVFHGSVEGVPGLTVDRYGDTLLVQTFHQTLSADELATIESFYATALPGLSVLWNDRSAANSRVANALAGAASSAAAVPREFSEMGVKYQFQGRHEGQDPWLFLDLRAARRRVMAEAEGKSVLNLFAYTCGVGVAAAKAGAAHVVNVDFSASSLAVGKENARLNALPIRVRFIKSDVFPALRQLANQGQAQRVRGKRMPPFPVLEPRQFDLVFLDPPRYAKSPFGVVDLVNDYPAVFNLALRTTVEGGTLICCNNVAQVSADDWLGQLQRSAKKIGRPIREAEWIAPEADFPSPDGKPPLKVVLLRV from the coding sequence ATGACCTCCCCGCTGTCTGATCAACTCGCCACCGCGCTGTCGGCGCGCGCGCCGCTCATCGAATGTCTGCTTGCCGAGGGCACGGAGGCCTACCGCGTGTTCCACGGCAGTGTCGAGGGCGTGCCCGGGCTGACGGTGGATCGCTATGGCGACACGCTGCTGGTGCAGACCTTTCACCAGACCCTGAGCGCCGACGAACTGGCGACGATCGAGTCCTTCTACGCCACCGCGCTGCCCGGCTTGTCCGTGCTCTGGAACGACCGCAGCGCGGCCAACTCACGGGTGGCCAACGCGCTGGCGGGGGCGGCGTCCAGTGCCGCCGCCGTGCCGCGCGAGTTCTCCGAAATGGGCGTGAAGTATCAATTCCAGGGGCGTCATGAGGGGCAGGATCCCTGGCTGTTTCTCGACCTGCGCGCCGCGCGCCGGCGGGTGATGGCCGAGGCCGAAGGCAAGTCGGTGCTCAACCTGTTTGCCTACACCTGCGGGGTCGGGGTGGCGGCGGCCAAGGCAGGGGCGGCGCATGTGGTGAATGTCGATTTCTCGGCCTCGAGCCTGGCCGTGGGCAAGGAAAACGCCCGCCTGAACGCGCTGCCCATTCGCGTCCGCTTCATCAAGAGTGACGTGTTTCCCGCGCTGCGCCAGCTGGCCAATCAGGGGCAGGCGCAGCGTGTCCGCGGCAAGCGGATGCCGCCCTTCCCGGTGCTCGAGCCGCGCCAGTTCGACCTGGTGTTTCTCGATCCGCCGCGCTATGCCAAAAGCCCGTTCGGCGTGGTCGATCTGGTCAATGACTACCCGGCGGTGTTCAACCTCGCGCTGCGCACCACCGTCGAGGGCGGCACGCTGATCTGCTGCAACAACGTGGCGCAGGTGTCCGCCGACGACTGGCTCGGTCAGCTGCAGCGCAGCGCCAAGAAGATCGGGCGCCCCATTCGCGAGGCCGAATGGATCGCACCGGAGGCCGACTTTCCGAGCCCGGATGGCAAGCCGCCGCTCAAGGTGGTGTTGCTTCGGGTCTGA
- a CDS encoding catalase family peroxidase — MRHPTSCVIAFAGLMAAAPTPALAADHAVAADEVVSAIETAFGVVPGQRRNHTKGSCATGEFVGNPAASRYTRSALFSGAAVPVIARFSLSGGNPMAPDTARSGRGMALEFSLPDGARHHMTMLNVPVFGAAHPQTFLDLMRAMAPDPATGRPDPDRLREFKASHNPPSSYANAAFWGIHSFKFINARDETTLVRWRFVPQDGEKALSADELERAGAHFLEKALIERVRRGPVRWDMMLTIGTADDPQDDPTQAWPAGRPELKVGTLSLHAASPQQGAACEGINFDPLVMSDGVAPTNDPVLLFRSPAYAISFGKRLSGN; from the coding sequence ATGCGACACCCGACTTCTTGCGTTATTGCCTTTGCCGGCCTGATGGCCGCCGCGCCGACACCGGCCCTGGCGGCCGACCATGCCGTGGCCGCCGATGAGGTGGTCTCGGCCATCGAAACGGCCTTTGGTGTGGTGCCGGGCCAACGGCGCAACCACACGAAAGGCAGCTGTGCGACCGGCGAATTCGTCGGCAACCCGGCCGCCTCGCGCTATACGCGCTCGGCCTTGTTCTCCGGCGCGGCGGTGCCGGTGATTGCCCGCTTCTCGTTGTCCGGCGGAAATCCGATGGCGCCCGACACCGCGCGCAGCGGGCGCGGCATGGCGCTGGAATTCAGCCTGCCGGACGGCGCACGGCATCACATGACGATGCTCAATGTGCCGGTGTTCGGTGCCGCCCATCCGCAGACCTTTCTGGACCTGATGCGTGCCATGGCGCCGGACCCCGCTACCGGCCGGCCCGACCCCGACCGGCTGCGCGAATTCAAGGCCAGCCACAACCCGCCGAGCAGCTATGCCAACGCCGCGTTCTGGGGCATTCACAGCTTCAAGTTCATCAATGCCCGGGATGAAACCACGCTCGTGCGCTGGCGCTTTGTCCCGCAGGACGGTGAAAAGGCGCTCTCGGCGGACGAACTCGAACGCGCCGGGGCCCATTTCCTCGAGAAGGCCTTGATCGAGCGGGTCCGGCGTGGCCCGGTGCGCTGGGACATGATGCTGACGATCGGCACCGCGGATGATCCGCAAGACGACCCCACGCAGGCGTGGCCCGCAGGGCGTCCGGAGCTGAAGGTGGGCACCTTGAGCCTCCACGCCGCGAGCCCGCAGCAAGGCGCGGCGTGCGAAGGGATCAACTTCGACCCGCTGGTGATGTCCGATGGCGTCGCCCCGACAAACGATCCGGTGCTGCTGTTCCGTTCGCCGGCCTATGCCATTTCGTTCGGCAAGCGCTTGAGCGGGAACTAG
- a CDS encoding DUF3079 domain-containing protein — MAKKFPLHPKRPERICWGCDKYCSADALMCGNGAGRTLHPAEMLGEDWYLHGDWGLEVDAPVKDPSDDSA; from the coding sequence ATGGCCAAGAAATTCCCGCTCCACCCCAAACGCCCCGAGCGCATCTGCTGGGGCTGCGACAAGTACTGTTCGGCCGACGCGCTGATGTGCGGCAACGGTGCAGGCCGTACGTTGCACCCGGCCGAGATGCTGGGCGAGGACTGGTATCTGCACGGCGACTGGGGGCTGGAGGTCGACGCGCCGGTGAAGGACCCCTCCGACGACAGCGCCTGA
- a CDS encoding putative bifunctional diguanylate cyclase/phosphodiesterase produces the protein MGCHGDAAALAPVEVDSIAAEMHIDAAEIAARKAFLELTEADADCLRAIRDRLAGAQHGFADGFYAYLRQLPELAALLPDAATVARLKQAHGRYFDSLIEGDYGEDYVAGRLRVGMTHARIGLTPKWYVGAFRKYLSDMLRATWRATGGEVEAFLPAFDALLKVVMLDLGLTLDTYIHADKRAIALRDRAIESSVNGVFIAAATAPDYRLIYANAALSQILGSAPGAMIGKPCLCTSAEDGFAVIREAIAEGRNGYTTLSRLRADRSRQWIELFLAPVRSDTGSVSHYVGVLNDVTARKDAEAQLAFLAHYDTLTGLPNRSLFDDRLAQALARAERGEGFALCFVDLDRFKLINDSLGHGAGDAVLVEVARRMAAVCRSADTLARLAGDEFVILIEGAGCTERAAAIASRVLAALAPPVSAQGRDIDVAASLGIALCPDDGADADTLLRNADAAMYAAKAAGRNTWRFYDEAMNRRASQRLALETDLRRAVARGQLALVYQPQLRAADGRLAGVEALLRWQHPERGTVSPLDFIPIAEEVGIIAELGEWALAEAARQMVDWRRRGIAVPRVAVNLSARQFHHAGLAERIEAILAAAGAPAEWIELEITESAAMEHPADAAEALQRLRNKGLQIAMDDFGTGHSSLATLCKLPLNVLKLDRSFVHRLPEAVTDAAVAEAVVTLARRLGLSVVAEGVETEAQRNFLADAGCDVLQGFLFARPLPATALEAWLAARGSSQ, from the coding sequence ATGGGCTGCCATGGTGACGCGGCGGCGCTGGCACCGGTCGAGGTCGACAGCATTGCCGCCGAGATGCACATCGACGCGGCCGAGATCGCCGCGCGCAAGGCCTTTCTCGAACTGACCGAGGCCGATGCCGACTGCCTGCGCGCCATCCGCGACCGCCTCGCCGGCGCCCAGCACGGCTTTGCCGATGGCTTCTACGCCTACCTGCGCCAGCTGCCCGAGCTGGCCGCGCTGCTGCCCGACGCGGCCACCGTGGCCCGCCTCAAGCAGGCGCATGGCCGCTATTTCGACAGCCTGATCGAGGGCGACTACGGCGAAGACTATGTGGCCGGGCGGCTGCGCGTCGGCATGACCCACGCCCGGATCGGGCTGACGCCGAAGTGGTATGTCGGCGCCTTCCGCAAATACCTCTCCGACATGCTGCGCGCCACCTGGCGGGCCACCGGTGGCGAGGTCGAGGCCTTCCTGCCGGCCTTCGATGCGCTGCTCAAGGTGGTCATGCTCGACCTCGGGCTCACGCTCGACACCTACATCCATGCCGACAAGCGCGCCATCGCGCTGCGCGACCGGGCCATCGAGTCGAGCGTCAATGGCGTCTTCATCGCCGCCGCCACGGCGCCCGACTACCGGCTCATCTACGCCAACGCGGCGCTGTCGCAAATCCTGGGCAGCGCGCCGGGCGCCATGATTGGCAAACCCTGCCTGTGCACCAGCGCCGAGGATGGCTTTGCGGTGATCCGCGAGGCGATCGCCGAGGGGCGCAACGGCTACACCACCTTGTCACGCCTGCGTGCCGACCGTTCGCGCCAATGGATCGAGCTGTTCCTCGCCCCGGTGCGCAGTGACACCGGCAGTGTCTCGCACTACGTTGGTGTGCTCAACGATGTCACGGCGCGCAAGGATGCCGAAGCGCAGCTGGCCTTTCTCGCCCACTACGACACGCTCACCGGGCTGCCCAACCGCAGCCTGTTCGACGACCGCCTCGCCCAGGCCTTGGCGCGTGCCGAGCGCGGAGAGGGTTTCGCGCTGTGCTTCGTCGACCTGGACCGCTTCAAGCTCATCAACGACAGCCTCGGCCACGGCGCCGGCGACGCCGTGCTGGTGGAGGTGGCGCGGCGCATGGCGGCGGTGTGCCGCAGCGCCGACACCCTGGCGCGCCTGGCCGGCGACGAGTTCGTGATCCTCATCGAAGGGGCCGGCTGCACCGAACGTGCCGCCGCCATCGCCAGCCGGGTGCTGGCCGCCCTCGCGCCGCCGGTCAGCGCTCAGGGCCGTGACATCGACGTGGCGGCCAGCCTCGGCATCGCCCTGTGCCCCGATGACGGCGCCGACGCCGACACCCTGCTGCGCAACGCCGATGCCGCCATGTATGCCGCCAAGGCGGCCGGGCGCAACACCTGGCGCTTCTACGACGAGGCCATGAACCGCCGCGCCAGCCAGCGCCTGGCCCTGGAGACCGACCTGCGCCGCGCGGTGGCACGCGGACAACTGGCGCTGGTCTATCAGCCCCAGCTGCGCGCCGCCGACGGCCGGCTGGCCGGTGTCGAGGCCTTGCTGCGCTGGCAGCATCCCGAGCGCGGGACGGTCTCGCCGCTGGACTTCATCCCCATCGCCGAAGAGGTCGGCATCATCGCCGAACTGGGCGAATGGGCGCTGGCCGAAGCGGCCAGGCAGATGGTCGACTGGCGCCGGCGGGGCATCGCCGTGCCGCGGGTGGCGGTCAATCTGTCGGCCCGGCAGTTCCACCACGCCGGCCTGGCCGAGCGGATCGAAGCCATCCTTGCTGCGGCGGGTGCACCGGCCGAGTGGATCGAGCTGGAGATCACCGAAAGCGCCGCCATGGAACACCCCGCCGATGCCGCAGAGGCCTTGCAGCGCCTGCGCAACAAGGGCCTGCAGATCGCCATGGACGACTTCGGCACCGGCCACTCCTCGCTGGCCACCCTGTGCAAGCTGCCGCTCAACGTGCTCAAGCTCGACCGCAGTTTCGTCCACCGCCTGCCCGAGGCCGTGACCGACGCGGCGGTGGCCGAGGCGGTGGTGACGCTGGCGCGCCGGCTCGGCCTGTCGGTGGTCGCCGAAGGGGTGGAGACCGAGGCCCAGCGAAACTTTCTGGCCGACGCCGGTTGCGACGTGCTGCAGGGCTTCCTGTTTGCGCGGCCGCTGCCGGCGACGGCGCTCGAGGCGTGGCTTGCCGCGCGGGGCAGTTCGCAATGA
- a CDS encoding CZB domain-containing protein: MRSMQHLLGLSQMMQGTIANSSRIANAELANVEELTLKLEVYKVLLGLSDLKPGDVPDETQCRLGQWYYEGDGRETFSTMPGYREMEAPHKAVHDYARRAVERYLAGDAPGALDALTRMEEANLTVMAGMERILAQGPGRAA, translated from the coding sequence ATGCGCAGCATGCAGCACCTGCTGGGGCTGTCGCAGATGATGCAGGGCACCATCGCCAATTCCTCGCGGATCGCCAATGCCGAGCTGGCCAACGTCGAGGAGCTGACGCTCAAGCTGGAGGTGTACAAGGTGCTGCTCGGCCTGTCGGACCTCAAGCCCGGCGACGTGCCGGACGAGACGCAATGCCGCCTGGGCCAGTGGTACTACGAGGGCGACGGGCGCGAGACCTTCTCGACCATGCCCGGCTACCGCGAGATGGAGGCGCCGCACAAGGCGGTGCACGACTACGCCCGCCGTGCGGTGGAGCGCTATCTGGCCGGCGATGCACCGGGCGCGCTGGACGCGCTGACGCGCATGGAGGAAGCCAACCTGACGGTGATGGCCGGCATGGAGCGGATCCTCGCCCAGGGTCCGGGCCGGGCAGCGTAA